A single window of Arcobacter venerupis DNA harbors:
- a CDS encoding flagellar hook capping FlgD N-terminal domain-containing protein: MSTTSSVTTSTSTDAYGNSYTTAVSNDSLGSDDFITLMLTELKYQDPTNTVDSDSMLNTQLQLSTLEANTATVDAMASLQSSYEQSALSNSAAIIGNIVENGDTDDEGNAKQYKVSSVAMKDGNISLTAYEISNYYDVYSFNEVSSDSAIVDSTNEDSSLTLTNSDGKTYNFSTYDKTYADLATEISKTTGMAASMAQNSNGNYQMVVSVSGGGSSVSQNKLALSYSQDSATAYSSEAKTIAYGNITKIY, encoded by the coding sequence ATGTCAACAACAAGTTCAGTAACAACTAGCACTTCAACAGATGCTTATGGGAATTCATATACTACAGCTGTTAGTAATGATTCATTAGGAAGTGACGATTTTATAACTTTAATGTTAACAGAATTAAAGTATCAAGATCCAACAAATACTGTTGATTCTGATTCTATGCTTAATACTCAATTACAATTATCGACACTTGAGGCAAATACTGCTACAGTTGATGCTATGGCATCTTTACAATCAAGTTATGAGCAATCAGCATTATCTAATTCTGCAGCAATTATTGGAAATATCGTTGAAAATGGTGATACAGATGATGAGGGAAATGCTAAGCAATATAAGGTTTCATCGGTTGCTATGAAGGATGGGAATATATCTTTAACTGCTTATGAAATAAGTAATTATTATGATGTATATTCATTTAATGAAGTTTCAAGTGATTCTGCTATTGTTGATTCTACAAATGAAGATAGTTCTCTTACTCTTACAAATAGTGATGGAAAAACTTATAACTTTTCAACTTATGATAAAACCTATGCTGATTTAGCAACAGAAATTTCTAAAACTACAGGAATGGCAGCTTCTATGGCACAAAATAGTAATGGAAATTATCAAATGGTTGTTTCAGTTAGTGGTGGGGGTTCATCTGTTAGTCAAAATAAATTAGCCTTATCTTATTCACAAGATTCAGCAACTGCATATTCAAGTGAAGCAAAAACAATTGCATATGGCAATATTACCAAAATTTACTAA
- a CDS encoding ArsS family sensor histidine kinase: MKKIQKNQNIFYLFEELVINWLINKKHSIFFQINLFFLIILTIINLIIGIQFVLEYNSNNVLQMKKYFSSIKIIEESRIEELSNEKINDKLSSLNLQISDVKLGTLIELSSERVNKEDEPIEIFYYKNKKYIHFKPMHEWPFFTKKPPIDIFRFENRPPPRPFPDFRPENIIIIDNFDENKFKSFWLVILVIIDVLLIWFLIFLQKKLKPLLILKENMIKLSTGNFSISMKTDGKDEISQVSNEFANAVKQLRQLRESRNLFLRNIMHELKTPITKGKLITDMYDDCERKHILIRVFQRLEYLLSEFAKIEELTSGKISLDKNKYHVIDLLEQAFDILLLDNNKIDIEDNYDLVLNVDFELFSIALKNLIDNAITYNTNGHPQIFIEKDYIKIVNKGEKLEKDIEEYYKPFNHEYEDSTSGLGLGLYISNNIIKIHNYKLEYQYINNYHNFVIKLN, encoded by the coding sequence TTGAAGAAAATACAAAAAAACCAAAACATATTTTATCTATTCGAGGAGTTGGTTATAAATTGGTTAATCAATAAAAAACATTCTATTTTTTTTCAGATAAATTTATTTTTTTTAATTATATTAACTATTATAAATTTAATAATAGGTATTCAGTTTGTTCTTGAATATAATTCAAATAATGTATTACAAATGAAAAAATATTTTTCTTCGATAAAAATCATTGAAGAGTCAAGAATAGAAGAGTTATCTAATGAAAAAATTAATGATAAGTTATCTTCACTTAACCTTCAAATATCTGATGTTAAATTAGGTACATTAATCGAATTAAGTAGTGAAAGAGTTAATAAAGAAGATGAACCAATAGAAATTTTTTATTATAAAAATAAAAAATATATACATTTTAAGCCTATGCATGAGTGGCCTTTTTTTACAAAAAAACCTCCTATTGATATATTTAGATTTGAAAATAGACCTCCTCCTCGTCCTTTCCCAGATTTTAGACCAGAAAACATTATTATAATTGATAATTTTGATGAAAATAAATTCAAAAGTTTTTGGTTAGTTATCTTAGTTATTATTGATGTTCTATTGATTTGGTTTTTAATATTTTTGCAGAAAAAGTTAAAACCACTTCTTATTTTAAAAGAAAATATGATTAAGTTATCAACTGGTAATTTCTCAATATCAATGAAAACAGATGGAAAAGACGAAATTTCACAAGTTTCAAATGAATTTGCAAATGCTGTAAAACAATTAAGGCAATTAAGAGAATCAAGAAATTTATTTTTACGAAATATTATGCATGAATTAAAAACTCCTATTACTAAAGGTAAATTAATTACTGATATGTATGATGATTGTGAGAGAAAACATATATTAATTAGAGTTTTTCAAAGATTAGAGTATTTATTAAGTGAATTTGCAAAAATAGAAGAATTAACTTCTGGAAAAATTTCTTTAGATAAAAACAAATATCATGTAATAGATTTATTAGAACAAGCTTTTGATATTTTATTGCTTGATAATAATAAAATAGATATTGAAGATAATTATGATTTAGTTTTAAATGTTGATTTTGAATTGTTCTCAATTGCATTAAAAAATTTAATTGATAATGCAATTACTTATAATACAAATGGACATCCACAAATTTTTATTGAAAAAGATTATATAAAAATAGTTAATAAAGGGGAAAAATTAGAAAAAGATATAGAAGAATACTATAAACCTTTTAATCATGAATATGAAGACTCAACTTCTGGTTTAGGTCTTGGATTATACATCTCAAATAATATTATTAAAATTCATAACTATAAATTAGAATACCAATATATAAATAACTATCATAATTTTGTAATTAAGTTAAATTAA
- a CDS encoding response regulator transcription factor, which produces MIDILMIEDDSELASILTNYLNQYNIKITNFETPELGISALNIKRYDLIILDLSLPNIDGIEVCKMIRQRHDTPIIISSARSYLGDKIACFSFGADDFMAKPYDTQELILRIKSILKRCNHQIIENNVELNKKDIFRFDESRMEIYKDDELLELTNAEYYILQYLIQKNGLVVSRQELLTNVESIKYESSYKSIDVLIGRVRSKIEENTKKPKHILSIRGVGYKLVNQ; this is translated from the coding sequence TTGATTGATATTTTAATGATAGAAGATGATAGTGAGTTAGCATCGATTCTAACAAACTATTTGAACCAATATAATATAAAAATAACTAATTTTGAGACACCAGAACTTGGAATCTCTGCTTTAAATATAAAAAGATACGATTTGATAATCTTAGATTTATCATTACCAAATATTGATGGTATTGAGGTTTGTAAAATGATTAGACAAAGACATGATACTCCCATTATTATCTCATCTGCAAGATCTTACTTAGGTGATAAAATAGCCTGTTTTTCTTTTGGTGCTGATGATTTTATGGCAAAACCATACGATACTCAAGAATTAATCTTAAGAATTAAATCAATTTTAAAAAGATGTAATCATCAAATAATTGAAAATAATGTCGAATTAAATAAAAAAGATATTTTTAGATTTGATGAATCTAGAATGGAAATATATAAAGATGATGAATTATTAGAATTAACCAATGCAGAATATTATATTCTACAATATTTAATACAAAAAAATGGTTTAGTTGTTTCAAGACAAGAGTTACTTACAAATGTTGAGTCTATAAAATATGAAAGCTCATATAAAAGTATAGATGTTTTAATAGGTCGAGTTCGAAGTAAAATTGAAGAAAATACAAAAAAACCAAAACATATTTTATCTATTCGAGGAGTTGGTTATAAATTGGTTAATCAATAA
- a CDS encoding FtsK/SpoIIIE family DNA translocase: MAKKIISLIFLFIIIYFQFSTFVSGQDVVGNVGYVFSDYSHRYFGYLSYVSLFLFIYILYIVNFKNIEQKDLVLNILVIFLLLFVSLIFQALIVENPYHRGEIGNILVDSLSPIIGLAGLYFFVLVGFIISVIVLFENSEFEMKDLHRLRNKIKLKNSLDIKKIENKKREKRAEDINQAVYNNIEKKLDRNISEMKIVENNSKKNIPIILEKMEEIKEEEFFQNSLFKEEIVEKTIEKVEEASFETHNIIVEELEENKKLLDQIELGKTEKPKNFKLPPTSFFQDSPKDNKSKVSEAFIDQKIADLLDKLAMFKIDGDVVRTYTGPVVTTFEFKPAPNVKVSKILGLQDDLAMALKAQTIRIQAPIPGKDVVGIEVPNEDTQTIYLKEMLDSEIFQNSKSPLTMILGKDIVGKPFITDLKKLPHLLIAGTTGSGKSVGINSMILSLLYKNSPDNLRLVMIDPKMLEFSMYNDIPHLLTPVITKAADAINALANMVSEMERRYTLMSKTKTKNIENYNEKAQKEGYDTMPYIVVVIDELADLMMTSGKDVEYSIARLAQMARASGIHLIVATQRPSVDVVTGLIKANLPSRLSYKVGQKIDSKIILDSMGAESLLGRGDMLFTPPGMSGLVRIHAPWSTETEIEKVVEFLKDQREVSYDMNFIKDRASSSSSGSSSSNNSDNIELDELYEDAKEVVITEKKTSISYIQRRLRIGYNRAATIVEQLEQTGVLSEVNAKGNREILL, from the coding sequence ATAGCAAAGAAAATCATATCACTAATTTTTTTATTTATCATTATTTATTTCCAATTTTCCACTTTTGTAAGTGGTCAAGATGTTGTTGGAAATGTTGGATATGTTTTTTCAGATTATTCACATAGATATTTTGGGTATTTATCTTATGTAAGTTTATTTTTATTTATCTACATTTTATATATAGTAAATTTTAAAAATATAGAGCAAAAGGATTTAGTTTTAAATATTTTAGTTATATTTTTATTACTTTTTGTATCTTTGATTTTTCAAGCATTAATTGTAGAAAATCCTTATCATAGAGGAGAAATAGGAAATATTTTAGTTGATAGTTTAAGCCCAATTATTGGACTTGCTGGACTATATTTCTTCGTTTTAGTTGGTTTTATAATTTCTGTTATAGTTTTATTTGAAAATTCTGAATTTGAAATGAAAGATTTACATAGGCTTAGAAATAAAATAAAACTAAAAAATAGTTTAGATATTAAAAAAATAGAAAATAAAAAAAGAGAAAAAAGAGCTGAAGATATTAATCAAGCAGTTTATAATAATATTGAAAAGAAATTAGATAGAAATATCTCAGAAATGAAGATTGTTGAAAATAATTCAAAGAAAAATATCCCAATTATTTTAGAAAAAATGGAAGAGATAAAAGAAGAAGAATTCTTTCAAAATTCATTATTTAAAGAAGAAATTGTTGAAAAAACGATTGAAAAAGTTGAAGAAGCAAGTTTTGAAACACATAATATAATTGTTGAAGAACTTGAAGAAAATAAAAAATTATTAGATCAAATTGAATTAGGTAAAACTGAAAAACCAAAAAATTTCAAATTGCCACCAACTTCGTTTTTTCAAGATTCACCAAAAGATAATAAATCAAAAGTATCAGAAGCTTTTATTGATCAGAAAATTGCAGATTTACTTGATAAATTAGCAATGTTCAAAATTGATGGTGATGTTGTACGAACTTATACAGGTCCTGTTGTTACAACTTTTGAGTTTAAGCCAGCTCCAAATGTAAAAGTATCAAAGATTTTAGGTCTTCAAGATGATTTAGCAATGGCTTTAAAAGCTCAAACTATTAGGATTCAAGCTCCAATTCCTGGAAAAGATGTTGTGGGAATTGAAGTACCAAATGAAGATACACAAACTATTTATTTAAAAGAGATGCTTGATAGTGAAATTTTCCAAAACTCAAAATCTCCTTTAACAATGATTTTAGGAAAAGATATAGTTGGTAAACCATTTATTACAGATTTAAAAAAACTTCCTCACTTATTAATAGCAGGAACTACAGGAAGTGGAAAATCTGTGGGAATTAATTCAATGATTTTGTCATTGCTTTATAAAAACTCTCCAGATAATTTAAGACTTGTGATGATTGACCCAAAAATGCTTGAGTTTTCAATGTACAATGATATTCCACATCTTTTAACTCCAGTTATTACAAAAGCAGCGGATGCTATAAATGCTTTAGCAAACATGGTTTCAGAAATGGAGCGACGTTATACATTAATGTCAAAAACAAAAACTAAAAACATTGAAAACTACAATGAAAAAGCCCAAAAAGAGGGTTATGATACTATGCCTTATATAGTTGTAGTTATTGATGAGTTAGCTGACTTAATGATGACAAGTGGAAAAGATGTTGAGTATTCAATAGCACGACTTGCACAAATGGCAAGAGCTTCTGGTATTCACTTAATTGTAGCAACTCAAAGACCATCCGTTGACGTTGTAACGGGACTTATTAAAGCTAATTTACCAAGTAGGTTATCTTATAAAGTAGGGCAAAAAATAGATTCTAAAATTATCTTAGATTCAATGGGCGCTGAGTCACTTTTAGGTCGAGGAGATATGTTATTTACACCTCCTGGAATGTCTGGACTTGTAAGAATTCATGCCCCTTGGTCAACAGAAACTGAAATTGAAAAAGTAGTAGAATTCTTAAAAGACCAAAGGGAAGTTTCTTATGATATGAATTTCATTAAAGATAGAGCCTCTAGTTCAAGCAGTGGAAGTAGTAGCTCAAACAACTCTGATAATATTGAACTTGATGAATTATATGAAGATGCAAAAGAGGTTGTAATAACTGAGAAAAAAACTTCTATTTCATATATTCAAAGAAGATTAAGAATTGGTTATAACAGAGCTGCAACTATTGTAGAGCAGCTAGAACAAACTGGTGTTTTATCTGAAGTTAATGCCAAAGGCAATAGAGAAATCCTTCTTTAA
- the lpxD gene encoding UDP-3-O-(3-hydroxymyristoyl)glucosamine N-acyltransferase: MTLQEIAEFIGIDCQDEKEITGLNTLLDSNENQLTFLENKKYISDLKNTKAAAVLVTRENASEVPSGAIALVCDEPYLNLAKISKLFAPNVVEIDGEKPLVGGGTKVMPNVYIGKDSVIGSDCTIMAGAYIGDNVKIGNNTIIYPNVTVYRDCTIGNDCIIHAGTVIGSDGFGFANTKDGKYIKIYQNGNVTIGNDVEIGANTTIDRAVFNSTIIENGVRIDNLVHIGHNCKIGRGSILVAQVGLSGSTVLNAYVVMGGQSAAAGHLEIAAFTTIAARGGVTKSITEPKKSWAGFPLFEHRQWLKLQGKISNLLK; encoded by the coding sequence ATGACTCTTCAAGAGATTGCAGAATTTATTGGCATAGATTGCCAAGATGAAAAAGAGATTACAGGTTTAAACACTTTACTAGATTCAAATGAAAATCAACTTACCTTTTTAGAAAATAAAAAATATATCAGCGATTTAAAAAATACAAAAGCTGCAGCTGTTTTAGTTACACGGGAGAATGCAAGTGAAGTTCCCTCTGGTGCTATTGCTTTAGTTTGTGATGAACCGTATTTGAATTTAGCAAAAATAAGTAAACTTTTTGCTCCAAATGTTGTAGAAATAGATGGTGAAAAACCATTAGTTGGTGGCGGAACAAAAGTTATGCCAAATGTTTATATTGGAAAAGATTCGGTTATCGGAAGTGATTGCACTATTATGGCTGGAGCATATATCGGGGATAATGTAAAAATAGGTAATAACACTATTATTTATCCTAATGTTACAGTTTATAGAGATTGTACAATTGGAAATGATTGTATTATTCATGCAGGAACAGTAATTGGAAGTGATGGTTTTGGATTTGCTAATACTAAAGATGGAAAATATATCAAAATATATCAAAATGGTAATGTAACAATAGGAAATGATGTTGAAATTGGTGCAAACACAACAATAGATAGAGCTGTATTTAATTCTACAATTATTGAAAATGGTGTTAGAATTGATAATTTAGTTCATATTGGACACAATTGTAAAATTGGAAGAGGTTCAATTCTAGTTGCACAAGTTGGATTATCTGGTTCAACTGTTTTAAATGCTTATGTTGTAATGGGGGGACAAAGTGCAGCAGCTGGACATTTAGAAATTGCAGCATTTACAACAATTGCAGCTCGTGGTGGAGTTACGAAAAGTATTACAGAACCTAAAAAATCATGGGCAGGTTTTCCTTTATTTGAGCATAGACAATGGCTTAAATTACAAGGAAAAATATCAAATTTATTAAAATAA
- the ilvN gene encoding acetolactate synthase small subunit, with product MNNFNHYYDSETTRQVISVIVLNEHNVLSRIVGLFSARGYNIDSLTVAPITDSQYSRMTIVTTGDKRVIDQIVKQLNKLIPVLRVNEHKNVIEKDTVLMKFSIDNNLSDIDVIARAYHGSIQNVTDDSIIVSATDSSARIMNFIKVMQKFNPLEVVRSGIVAMER from the coding sequence ATGAACAATTTTAACCATTATTACGATTCAGAAACAACAAGACAAGTAATTTCAGTTATTGTCTTAAATGAACATAATGTTTTATCAAGAATTGTTGGATTATTTTCAGCACGAGGTTATAATATTGATTCTTTAACAGTAGCACCAATTACAGATAGTCAATACTCAAGAATGACAATTGTAACAACTGGTGATAAAAGAGTGATAGATCAAATTGTTAAACAATTAAATAAATTAATTCCAGTATTAAGAGTAAATGAACATAAAAATGTTATTGAAAAAGATACAGTTTTAATGAAATTCTCAATTGACAATAATCTTTCAGATATTGATGTAATTGCACGAGCATATCATGGAAGTATTCAAAATGTAACTGATGATTCAATCATTGTTTCAGCAACTGATTCAAGTGCTAGAATTATGAATTTTATAAAAGTTATGCAAAAATTTAATCCACTTGAAGTTGTAAGAAGTGGAATAGTAGCGATGGAAAGATAA
- a CDS encoding acetolactate synthase large subunit has protein sequence MRMTGAKMVVESLHQEGVEVVFGYPGGAIMNVYDEIYKQNYFQHILNRHEQASIIAAEGYARATGRVGVSIVTSGPGFTNAVTGLADAYMDSIPLVVISGQVPTTIIGSDGFQEIDAVGISRPCTKHNYLVNRLEDLPRIIKEAFHIASTGRPGPVHVDIPKDITAEMGEFIYPSEINLPTYKPTVNYNKKQLKRAMEAISNAKKPLLYVGGGAVLSNCAFEIRELAKKLNIPAVETLMARGVMGDENPLFFGMLGMHGEFAANMAAHETDLLISLGARFDDRVTGRLDEFASKAKVIHVDIDPTSIAKLVVPDFPIVGDLKITVKAMIEAIDENEFNDYTNWVELLRDYREKEPLRFIDSNEVIKPQWPIQRVGHLLGARAVVSTDVGQHQMWTAQFYPFSYPRQWITSGGLGTMGFGLPAAMGVARALKGTDKVAINFTGDGSILMNIQELMTCVEYELPVINIILNNNYLGMVRQWQTMFYGNRLSETDLSAQPNFKMLIEAFGGVGYRVTTKEEFDIALKDALEKKRPAMIEVVVARNEEVLPMVPNGHALNEMTLIEGGK, from the coding sequence ATGAGAATGACTGGCGCAAAAATGGTTGTAGAATCATTACATCAAGAAGGGGTTGAAGTAGTATTTGGATACCCTGGAGGCGCTATTATGAACGTCTATGATGAAATATATAAACAAAATTATTTTCAACACATTCTAAATAGACACGAACAAGCTTCAATAATTGCAGCAGAAGGTTATGCAAGAGCAACAGGAAGAGTTGGAGTTTCAATAGTAACTTCAGGTCCTGGATTTACAAATGCAGTAACAGGATTAGCAGATGCTTATATGGATTCTATTCCATTGGTTGTGATTTCAGGACAAGTTCCAACTACAATTATTGGTTCAGATGGTTTTCAAGAAATTGATGCCGTTGGAATTTCAAGACCTTGTACAAAACATAATTATTTAGTTAATAGACTTGAAGATTTACCAAGAATTATTAAAGAGGCGTTTCATATAGCAAGTACTGGAAGACCAGGACCCGTGCATGTTGATATCCCAAAAGATATTACAGCAGAAATGGGTGAATTTATTTATCCAAGTGAGATAAATTTACCAACATACAAACCAACTGTTAATTACAATAAAAAACAGTTAAAAAGAGCGATGGAAGCTATTTCAAATGCAAAAAAACCACTATTATATGTTGGTGGTGGAGCAGTTTTATCAAATTGTGCATTTGAAATTAGAGAATTAGCAAAAAAATTAAATATTCCAGCTGTTGAAACATTAATGGCAAGAGGTGTAATGGGTGATGAAAATCCATTATTCTTTGGAATGTTAGGAATGCATGGAGAGTTTGCAGCAAATATGGCAGCCCATGAAACAGATTTATTAATCTCTTTAGGTGCTAGATTTGATGATAGGGTAACTGGAAGACTTGATGAATTTGCATCAAAAGCAAAAGTTATTCATGTTGATATTGACCCAACATCAATTGCAAAATTAGTTGTTCCTGATTTTCCAATTGTTGGAGATTTAAAAATCACAGTTAAAGCTATGATTGAAGCAATTGATGAAAATGAATTTAATGATTATACAAATTGGGTTGAATTATTAAGAGATTATAGAGAAAAAGAACCTCTAAGATTTATTGATTCAAATGAAGTTATTAAACCTCAATGGCCAATTCAAAGAGTAGGGCATCTTTTAGGAGCAAGAGCTGTTGTTTCTACTGATGTTGGACAACATCAAATGTGGACAGCACAATTTTATCCATTTTCATATCCAAGACAATGGATTACATCTGGTGGATTAGGAACTATGGGATTTGGATTACCAGCTGCTATGGGAGTTGCACGAGCTTTAAAAGGAACTGATAAAGTTGCAATTAACTTCACAGGTGATGGATCAATCTTGATGAATATTCAAGAGCTTATGACTTGTGTTGAGTATGAATTACCAGTTATTAATATTATTTTAAATAATAATTATTTAGGAATGGTAAGACAATGGCAAACAATGTTTTATGGAAATAGACTTTCTGAAACTGATTTATCAGCTCAACCAAACTTTAAAATGCTTATTGAAGCTTTTGGAGGAGTAGGTTATAGAGTTACAACAAAAGAAGAGTTTGATATAGCTTTAAAAGATGCTCTTGAGAAAAAAAGACCTGCAATGATAGAAGTTGTAGTTGCTAGAAATGAAGAGGTATTACCAATGGTTCCAAACGGCCATGCATTAAATGAAATGACATTAATTGAAGGAGGAAAATAA
- a CDS encoding EAL domain-containing protein translates to MKKILFIKNPIYLIFLASFVSCIFLLLLYGTIKLEKNITHKMIDISTFDVMSIANNNALFIDKALETISSSYVKEIETNVNLRAQIEKNLSLLLTSNIKYAYLIYKDYRGVFRFLADGAKDSEKAFLNQKFDIDNPKWLEIFETKKPLTIDHGYSHQILITYLVPIVKNNKVELILAVDFSIKKIEDINQILKLMKYAIIIIILIIVIFLILLIVQTFKYTAVKKTAYTDKLTGVYNRNYLQESESFINLDEYILATLDIDYFKVVNDTYGHDTGDKILTQIAQSITSTIRLKEDIVIRYGGEEFVILAKINRNDNLSALNVIERIFKNIQEKKFQINNQEFMNITVSIGVNLVPNKSRNFTDAFKLADLALYNAKSKGRNNIEIYDERENKNNDLSISINEIKDAIDKNQVICYYQKIVDTKTQEVSHYEALLRIIDKNGNVILPEKILPVIKGTFILRNITKSVLKICYKKLQENKDIKINLNINSKDLTDNSVLQILKNFALEDNISNRLGLEIVESKDLLTSENAKENLIMLKKLGYKLFIDNFGSGYSNFVYLSQIKIDYIKVDGSLISKILEDKISFLLVKNIVEFAKEAGIKVIAEHVSSKEIYEMIKLLEVDYSQGYYFNIPQEMDK, encoded by the coding sequence ATGAAGAAAATTTTATTTATCAAAAATCCAATATATTTAATATTTTTGGCTTCTTTTGTATCTTGTATTTTTTTATTATTACTTTATGGAACAATTAAATTAGAAAAAAACATAACTCATAAAATGATTGATATATCTACTTTTGATGTTATGTCTATAGCAAATAACAATGCTTTATTTATAGATAAAGCCTTAGAAACAATTTCTAGCAGTTATGTAAAAGAGATAGAGACAAATGTAAATTTACGAGCACAAATTGAAAAGAATTTAAGTCTATTATTAACTTCAAATATAAAATATGCCTATTTAATTTATAAAGATTACAGAGGAGTATTTAGATTTTTAGCAGATGGAGCAAAAGATAGTGAAAAAGCTTTTCTAAATCAAAAGTTTGACATAGATAATCCAAAATGGCTTGAAATTTTTGAAACAAAAAAACCTCTTACAATCGACCATGGATATTCTCATCAAATATTAATTACCTATTTAGTTCCTATTGTAAAAAACAATAAGGTTGAACTTATTTTAGCTGTTGATTTTTCAATTAAAAAAATTGAAGACATAAATCAAATTCTTAAGTTAATGAAATATGCAATTATTATAATTATTTTAATTATAGTTATTTTTCTTATTCTTTTAATTGTTCAAACATTTAAATATACAGCAGTTAAAAAAACAGCTTATACTGATAAATTAACGGGAGTTTATAATAGAAATTATCTACAAGAATCAGAAAGTTTTATAAATTTAGATGAATATATTTTGGCAACTTTAGATATTGATTATTTCAAAGTAGTAAATGATACTTATGGACATGATACAGGAGATAAAATATTAACTCAAATCGCTCAATCTATAACTTCAACCATTCGTTTAAAAGAGGATATTGTTATTAGATACGGAGGAGAAGAGTTTGTAATCTTGGCAAAAATCAATCGAAATGATAATTTAAGTGCATTAAATGTAATTGAGAGAATTTTTAAAAATATTCAAGAAAAGAAATTCCAAATTAACAATCAAGAATTTATGAATATAACTGTATCAATTGGAGTAAATTTAGTACCAAATAAATCAAGAAATTTTACAGATGCCTTTAAACTAGCCGATTTAGCTTTGTACAATGCTAAAAGTAAAGGTAGAAATAATATTGAAATTTATGATGAAAGAGAAAATAAAAATAATGATTTAAGCATTTCAATAAATGAGATTAAAGATGCAATAGATAAAAATCAAGTTATTTGTTATTATCAAAAAATTGTAGATACAAAAACTCAAGAAGTTTCACATTATGAAGCACTACTAAGAATTATAGATAAAAATGGGAATGTAATTCTTCCAGAAAAAATTTTACCTGTAATCAAAGGTACATTTATTTTAAGAAATATTACAAAATCTGTTTTAAAAATCTGTTATAAAAAGTTACAAGAAAATAAAGATATTAAAATAAATTTAAATATAAACTCAAAAGATCTTACTGATAATTCAGTTCTTCAAATCTTAAAGAATTTTGCTTTGGAAGATAATATTTCAAATAGATTAGGTCTAGAAATCGTTGAAAGCAAAGATTTATTAACTTCTGAAAATGCAAAAGAGAATTTAATTATGCTGAAAAAACTAGGCTATAAACTATTTATTGATAATTTTGGAAGTGGATATTCAAATTTTGTATATTTATCACAAATAAAAATTGATTACATAAAAGTTGATGGTTCTTTAATAAGTAAAATTTTAGAAGATAAAATATCATTTTTATTAGTAAAAAATATTGTTGAATTTGCAAAAGAAGCAGGAATTAAAGTGATTGCTGAGCATGTAAGTAGTAAAGAAATTTATGAAATGATAAAATTACTTGAGGTTGATTACTCTCAAGGATATTACTTTAATATTCCACAAGAGATGGATAAATAG